Proteins encoded together in one Prionailurus viverrinus isolate Anna chromosome B1, UM_Priviv_1.0, whole genome shotgun sequence window:
- the LOC125164934 gene encoding U1 small nuclear ribonucleoprotein C: protein MPKFYCDYCDTYLTHDSPSVRKTHCSGRKHKENVKDYYQKWMEEQAQSLIDKTTAAFQQGKIPPTPFSAPPPAGAMIPPPPSLPGPPRPGMMPAPHMGGPPMMPMMGPPPPGMMPVGPAPGMRPPMGGHMPMMPGPPMMRPPARPMMVPTRPGMTRPDR from the exons ATGCCTAAGTTTTATTGTGACTACTGCGACACATACCTCACCCATGACTCTCCATCTGTGAGAAAGACACACTGCAGTGGTAGGAAACACAAAGAGAATGTGAAAGACTACTATCAGAA atggatggaaGAGCAAGCCCAGAGCCTGATCGACAAAACAACTGCTGCATTTCAGCAAGGAAAGATTCCTCCTACTccattctctgctcctcctcctgcagGGGCGATGATTCCACCTCCCCCTAGTCTCCCGGGTCCTCCTCGCCCTGGTATGATGCCAGCACCCCATATGGGGGGCCCTCCCATGATGCCAATGAtgggccctcctcctcctgggatGATGCCAGTGGGACCTGCTCCTGGAATGAGGCCGCCTATGGGAGGCCACATGCCAATGATGCCTGGGCCCCCAATGATGAGACCTCCCGCCCGTCCCATGATGGTACCCACTCGGCCAGGAATGACTCGACCAGACAGATAA